The window TACCATTACCCGTCTTCTGATGCATCTGATGGGGCAGGTTCATATCCGTCCAAACCAAGATGCTAAAGACTGCTTGATTCCCATGGGAATCACCTCAGAGATTGTGGCAGAGCAATACAAAGTGTCACGCCTTGATCAAGATAAAGCCGCTGTAAGTTCCCACTGTTCTGCTCTTTGAAGTGAATGCCTCAAACATTTTATATGATATTTGAGTATTTGTAGTTCAAACAGTCTTTCATTGCTCTTTGGAATGTTAAGGGTTGTTGGACTACTTAAAGCCTCTTATGTATGcttttatttcttttccttaACAGCTTTTATCTCATAAAAAGGCTGCAGAAGCGGCTACTGAAGGAAAATTCAATGATGAGATTGTCCCTGTATACACAAAGGTTTGGATGCGGTGGTTTTTTTATCATTGGAAACATGGTTAATAAACATCCAAATCTCCAGAACAAAGATATTGGAACTTCTTTACAGGTCATTGATCATATAAGTGGCAGCGAAAGATCAGTCGTAGTTTCAGCTGATGAAGGAATTCGGCCTGATACATCTCTATCTGCTTTATCCATGCTTAAACCTTCATTCAAAGATGGTGGAGCTACCACTGCAGGTACAACTCCATTCATTCATGGAGAGCCATTTCTGTCATTTCAGCTGGCTATCCATTTTAATCCATTTCTATTTTCAGGCAATTCGAGTCAAGTTAGTGATGGTGCTGCAGCTGTCATGCTCATGAAACGAGAAGTTGCACTGCAGAGATGCTTGCCAATACTAGGAACATTCAGGTACTCTGTACTCATTAGAGGAATCATCAAATCATGATGCACCAAAACCTGAAGTTTCCTTATATGCTCATTCCGTTCAAGTGGtgaatccaaactgttgatgtgaTCCCTCACACAGgatttctcatcatcatcatatcatctaagccttacccaATTAATTGGCATtgactacatgaatcctgttccgccattccactctatcaagagccATTTGGAATGTCGTGTTGTTCAGATTCAAGATGGAAGTTATGGCGTAAGTTTGACACTGGCTGCAAACACAAAACTCTCACAGGTGTAATGTAATAGACtactacataggttgattacaatcaagtgctatctaatagtctattacataggttgattacaatcaagagtTACATTGGATGTCCGATATGTTAAAAGTATTCCggtttggaagatcctagccgtccAGTTTTTGGCCCGCCATTGCTGCAATTCTTCTTAACGATTTATTCTGTGGTCGCTGGTTacctaggatcttccaatctgggagacttTTTGGTTATCTCCCATTCATGGTGTGGCCCGTCGGATCAGCAGTCTAGATCACTGAATTGTGGTCCTTACCTGTGCAGATGGGTGCATTAGGACATTGTTCACATCCCTGATGCATCAAGATCTGATAATTCCTCAGAGATGGTAATGGCATTTATCTACAATTGAATTGATTTAGATTCCTTTGGATAGGAGTTTTTCTGCTGTCGGAGTTAAACCAGCAGTCATGGGTGTTGGTCCTGCATTTGCTATCCCTGCTGCTGTCAAGGCAGCCAAGTTAAAGCTTGATGATATTGACCTTTTTGAGATAAACGAGGTAATAACAGCATGTATATAACTGTAGTTAATAGTCATTGATGTTGAAAGCTATGTAATTTTCATGGAAAATCATCAATAACTTGCAATGCTTCTATTAGGGGGCTCCACATGACTGATTGGTTTGGATATATGACCTTTGAACTGAGCAtactggtgggccccatagtaattGTGATCGGTTCAAATACATAAGGGGTGGTGCACTTAGATTGTACTACGTATGTACAATGTTTCAGAGAAACATGGGCTCTTACAGACTGTGTAGAGACTCTTGGAGTAGTTGTGATGGGTTGAGCTACTCTAGCCCTCATTCTCATTAAAAAAAGTCTTGGCCCCTCACTTACACTTATGCAGAAAACCTCTTCTCCAATCTTAGGTTTCTAAAAGGAATAAGCTGTGGAGGATCAGGTTTTATACTCGTTGTTAATATCATATATGGCTTCCCATTCAATTATATAATTTAGATTAAGTGTGAAATCCGAGATTATCACAACGGGAATCCTTGGATAAATGTATTGAATTGAATTTTCGTCCTAGAAATCCAACATAATTATGTCCAAGGATAAGattgcacctttttttttcatGAAGCAAGAAAACGAATCAAGTGCGCATTGAAGAATAGTAATGAATCCTATGACCAATTCTCATATGCAAGCCATGAAAATCATCCACCTTCTAAAACCCCGTTAATATCTTCACTCGGTCAGAAATTATTTTCACATTGGTATTAGTTTTGTGGGAATCACGAATAGACGGTTCCAATCTTGGCTTACATTTACTTTACATGGCACTGATAAAATCTCCGTGGCTATAGCCATGACCATGATTTCTTCATGAGTAGGCAGTTAAAGATCTCGTGCCTAGGAGAGAACAGACCAAGCTGCATAGCAAGCCTCCTGATAGTGTTAGTAAAAAAAGATTAAATACAGTACATGGCTTGCATCTTCAACTTCTTTCATGATTTTAAACTCCCCAATTCGGTATTGCCAGCCACATTCAAGCTCCATTTCACCCTGTAATGACATATGATCTCTATCATGGTCAGGCATTTGCATCACAATACGTGTACTGCCTTCGAAAGCTAGGATTGGATGGAGAAAAGGTCAATGTAAATGGTGGAGCAATTGCTCTTGGACACCCTGTTGGAGCCACAGGTATTATCTTCTTGTTATGGTAATATAAAATACCTTTTAGCTATTCATGTGGAGAGTTTATGACAAGGACATGGTCTAAATATTTCAATATAAACTGTTTGTACTCACAAAGCTTTAATAGAAAACCCAAAGCTATGAAATACATGTTGGTAAACCATATGATAGCCCTTGATTGGATTTCTCTTTACCAGCATGAACTGGGTGGAATATGTCATTTTGAATTCCTTAATTACTATTATCCTCGGCCATTATTAAGGTCTGGACAATGTAAGGATAGTGCAAGCTTTTGAAACAGTAAGCAGTACTTTTTTGGTGTGTTTAAACTTTCACAAGAAGCCTTTATAGAACTATAGAACCCCCcccccatttctctcttttcaagTGTGTTTCCTACTGGTTATAGGAGATTTGATGACTTCACCGAGTCTAGTGGCGTAttatattcttttttctttttttttttccattggttTACCTAAATTTCTCTCGATTGTCATGAATCATCAGAGCTATTGGTACAACTTGAATTTAACCTattgtagctcaaacttgaattTAACTGATCTTAGCTATAGTACAAACTGTGTAATTCTTTAGATATTTACTATGATCAGCCTAAATTGGTTATTGTTTTGCATACATATACTGGTCTCCATAGTTGAGCTTCTTCTTGGTACCTCTTAGGGTGCATTGTAATTACTAGTCTTATAAAGTGGAACTTACTTATTTTGATCTGTTACAAAGTGGCACTAATCAATCTGTAATTTCCTTCATGTTCATATTATTTAAGGGCATGATCTCCAAATGCATTTTCATTACTTTCAAGTAGAACTTGAAAAGAACACATCTGAATCCGAGGGCTACTCATCATAAACCCCAGGAAACATTAGTATTTTTTgtcatttcttcattaaactgaATGTTCTCAATTCAATTCACCTGTGCACCCAAACTCAAGAGTGTTACTTATTGACAAGGGATTGTCGGCCTACGATTTTAAACCTTTTAATCTCTTTGTGAATTGCAACTTGAGTATGTTCTTATTTCTTTATACAGTTGTCTTCTTAAGATGAACCTTTGGAGAACTTCAACAAGGAAATGATTAAAACTAATCATGTTTCTTAGTATTCGTGAGTGGAAATGCCCATGAAGTGGAAGTTACAGTCATTTCAAGTCCAACTCGGTAGtcatgtaattgcaatttgggagTCCAGATTGTCAAAGGAAGAAATTACAACTGGGTTATTTCTACTTTTTTAGATTAACAATTCCAATTCATTgtgatagtgcatccaaaagcATCCCAATTATAGCATATTTAAATTGCTACGCCATTTTCTCCCCCCTCAAATCTTTTCTACTAAATATTATCAATGCTTTGTAGGAGCACGTTGTGTTGCAACACTGTTACATGAAATGAAGAGATGTGGCAGAACTTGCAGATACGGAGTTGTTTCCATgtgtatgggtgagtgatgaaaCTAATGAAGTCATTGAGATTTTGTTTGATGCTGAACTGGCTGAGTTCTGTTTAAAACTACCATATTTCAGGGAGTGGAATGGGAGGTGCAGCCGTTTTTGAGTCCGAATAACTTCAACAATCAGGCAAAGAACAGGTCCTTGAACTTTATAATAATACATACACCATCCCTAATCATACAAATGACATTGATTTTGGGGCCTGAGAAATCTTATACATATGTGCACGAGTACAATAATTCACAACTTGGGTCGGCTTGGTTTATATGTTATATACACATTACAGAAGGTCATATAGCTCTGATAGATCATACTGGGAAGAGAAGATCTCCTCCTCAGTTTGAAAGCTGTAACCATCATAGAAAGGAAACGGGTCGATCTCCATAGACCATGCACCGTGCTCCTGGTATTTGAAGTCATCCGCCTGTTGGTTCATCCATGCGGTCTGAAAAGCTGTAAAAGCTGTGAGGGGTGACAATGCCTGGACACCCAAAATCTGCGAATCATCCGACAATTGCATCCCTCCATAACTATCTTCTCCCACAAAACTGCATACCTCTGGCTCTCCATACTCCTCAATGCTAATGACTGGAACATGGTCATGCAGTTCTTGTATGGGAGGGGGGGATGGTGATGACATGGCATGCTTTCCATTGCCGGTCAGCTCTTGAACTAGCCTCTTAAAGCTTGAAGAGTCTGTGATATAGACCTTTGGTGGTATCACCTTCAACAGGCTATTTACTTGCTTCTCATCACCCTTGCATGACTTCTGTGGCCCCTGACTGGACCCCGTTGCAACCTTGCCCATTTGTTCAAGTTCAAATAGCCTTGAAATTATCTCCTGTTTCTTCTCAGCGGGGGATCCTAtgcatgatgtatatatatgaaacatgAGGGGAAAGAAGATAGATAGCTATGTTTTATTattttctcattaaaaaaaacaagaagatgctgaaaaagaaatggaaatgcAATTAGCTTGGAGAAATGGAATAGGAGTCCTTAACCACCAACCtaccttattattatttttttcaataataatCCAATCAAACATATGCTGTCCTTTGTTTTTTAGCTTAAACACCAGGGAATTGATTTTAAGCTGAGGGGAATTATCATATGGCCCAGGTATGTTATCTTTCACATAGAACCATTTCTTTCCTGCTGACGTGTCACATGTGTAGAACATCGGATCCGTGAAAGGGGTAGACCATGCCATGATGATCACATGGCACAAAAATCGGGCTGACCCACTTGTCGAGCAGGACACAAAATCAAAtctatggatggatggtggatgattgaatgtgctggTGTTGCCCAtcttattatatccataccgtccaaccatttttcaagatcattttaaggcatgatgccaaaaatgagatatatctaaagcTAAAGTAGATCACACAACAAAAAGCAGTGAAAACAACGACAACtaccttgaaacctttctagggctcaccatgatttttatttgctaTTTAGCCTGTTTATAACATCACAGATAAAGGGAAAAATCAAAAACATAGTTCATCTGTGTAACTTCCCCGGCCTCCAAGCAGTTTTGGagggtaagcattcaattcccagTGCTTCAGActatgtggcctacttaagctctggatctgctttattttgggcttaagatcttgcaaaatggatggatagtggatataacacatacatcatggtggccctacaacACGTGGTGACGTTAACACACCATGGAGGTCGGTGATGTccagcacaccacgcaatccgcttcccttattGATCGATGTATAGAAATTTGAGATATAACTATTCATTAGTGTGTGCGGTTGGGCGTTGATTGCACGGCGAGAGAGACCCTGTTTGGATTGAAAGACAATGTCCCGACAAAAACCAGGGCCAAAGATGTGATTGGAGATTATGACATGGAACGGAAACCTTGTCAGATTTCTTTATCACAAAatcgttttttctttctttgtaggCAGACAAGCGAAAGGTGTATATTTTACTGAGAAATGCTCCATTGCTCTTAGAGCATCATAAACTATAGCCGTCCTGGTTGCTCCTATTCAATTAGATAGCTGGGTTTTTAGATCTGAGCTGTCCATCAAATCTAGAACACAAGTTACAGGCTACcataaaaaaattatactgatccGATTATCCAATCTATCTTTTATTTAGCCTTATTTTCTACAGCCATTCATTTGCAAAGCCATGGATGTGATTTTTACAATTGCCTGACGAGAGTGATTATTTAAAACAATATGCAATCTAAGATGATCCCTAACATATAGAATGATCAAATTGTTGTTTGGAACTATTTTTGTGTacatgatctcaaccatccatattaaagaccattgatcaaatggttcatatGTGTCGGATCAATGTGATGTTTAAATGGTAACGCATAATACGTGTGCTTaacctaatgaacagtttagatgaatGGATGTGATCAAGTGTCCAATGCAATTAGGAGCAATATAACTTAGTGTTCTATGGAACATTTCAAGTTTACTAATTTGGACTGCAGAAGATAAAAGATAGGGAAAACAGAGGGAGAAGCCTTGATATTATAAGTCACTTAAAAATCAACTATTCGTAAATGCCCCGTGGATACTTGCTCATTACAATTTCAGCCTGTTTGAAAATAGGGAGGTAATTTTGCTTGGAAAAACGGTCCAAGAGAATTAACTTAAATTtgtgaggctcaccatgatgcatataaCGTAACCACATCGATTATTTGTTTTACCatgacattttgaggcatgagctgaaaaatgaggcagatccaacattgaagtggcccacaccaaagtaaacagggCTCAGGAATTTTTTAAcgataggtgttcaattccctttttcctgtggtgtggtccacttgaactttaaatatagctcattttttggttcatgccctaaattcagttggcagaACAGGTGAACGGCGTAGATAAtccacatatattatggtgggccccacaaatatttggtAGCATCCTCCTATTAGCATTGAAAAAAGTAAGAGTCAAACCAATCAAAAAACCGATGCGATAATTATCCatgcaaataattattatttatttacaatACAATTAAGTTtactttagaaaatcaaacaggccctaaattacGGGACCCTATTTACTAAAAAAATTGCGCTCAATAATTTGGCTATATAATTGGTGGATTATTACTGGACcgttaagaatgaaaaatatcaatggTCTGTTTCAAAAAACCATTGGCCTAGAATCAAAACTTAGGATTGTTGCTTAAACAGTCTGGTTTTAGGTTTTTGggttttttcttatcatttaccAACAGTGGATTTCACAGTTCAATCAATTTGATTTGAGTAAATGTATGctatgtttataattttttagtGTTGCGTATCCGTGGAACTCAGTCCACACACGTGGGGGTGAAACGACTCACTGTGGCTCTTCCCTCGTTATGCTATCCAGCTTGGATTTGTGTTACTTGGGGTGGTAATGGttataaaatgattaattattcATTTTGAAATCTTCTCTAAGTTAGATATCATAAAATCGCCCGCAAAATAAGAAATGCAAAAATCTTTAAATCCAATTGATTCATTAGTTGATTTGAGGACTTGCCAGCAAATATTCACTGCGCCAAAAATGCCGGGTCACTTGAGGTGGCTTCCAAGGTTTGCTAAGTCACGTGCCAAGGTAATTCATGCACGTGCCACGACATGTACAATGTGACAGCAGGCATACAGGCACAGGATTCAAGCAGtccgttaggtgggtcccacctgaagtTCCTGTGAGCttgaaatcaagccaatccaccgATGATAGAAATAGGCCAAGGGCTTAAAAAAGCTTGCCTGATGGTTGTTCATATGTTGTAATTGGAAGCGGAAGCCTACTGAGTAatctctgtggggctcaccgtgatgtaagtctctaatccacaccatccattcgtttgatcatctcatttcatggcatgagcccaaaaataaatcatatacaaagctcaagtggaccacgtcattgtccccattgtttccagttgtggggtccacttgaggtttggataagctttaattttgggctcaaccctaaaatgaactgataaaaacggatggaccatgtggataagatgtatacatcacggtggggccccacagagtttactcagcaagCCATAGGCAGTCCGCTTTCCGttgatttctttttcaaaatttgagaAACATGATGagctgatggacggatcagaatgCAAGACCATACTTCAGGATTTCAGTATTAATCAACAAACAAAAGCTGTCAGTTCAATTATCTCTTCCCTTTGATGATTTCGCTGCTTTCCTTTGAACATGAACGGTCACGGAGAGTTTGTACAAGAAAAGGATTGAAATATTCAATGCTATGGATTTTTTGGGCATCCATCTATGGTGAACCCTATTAGAGTAATAAAAGTCTTTTGatgtacattgatacaccacactctgataaCTTAAGCTtctggagtaaatggttgtttgacatgataTCAGAATGTAAGGTCGTATATTCGAATCTTGAGAACAGTAAATATGCTTTACTAATATTTTATTCTCCCATGAAATTAGGAAAAATCAaacccggcctatttatggtgtaagtgtccctccaccctcgtCAGTATATTCCCATGCGGAATTCCCACCCCATACTTGTAGGAGATGTTAGAGTAAGAAAAGtccctcaatatacattgatacaccacactctgaccgTTTAAGCTTCTAAAGTAAATAGTTATTTGTCAAACCCATCAGTTCCCACCCCGCACGTGCCTGTGTCAGCTCGTGTGCTCATGT is drawn from Magnolia sinica isolate HGM2019 chromosome 5, MsV1, whole genome shotgun sequence and contains these coding sequences:
- the LOC131246961 gene encoding 3-ketoacyl-CoA thiolase 1, peroxisomal-like, which gives rise to MEKARFRQETILRHLKSAEIHLSSPFLHASSCSSGPSHEISNDDVVIVAACRTPICKAKRGAFKDTPAEDLLEHVLKAVLENNGVSPQEIGDVVVGNVLAMGNIRAAECRLAAFFAGFPESVPIKTVNRQCASGLQAVADVAAAIKSGFYEIGIAAGVESMSIDVGAHKPTFNPQVHIRPNQDAKDCLIPMGITSEIVAEQYKVSRLDQDKAALLSHKKAAEAATEGKFNDEIVPVYTKVIDHISGSERSVVVSADEGIRPDTSLSALSMLKPSFKDGGATTAGNSSQVSDGAAAVMLMKREVALQRCLPILGTFRSFSAVGVKPAVMGVGPAFAIPAAVKAAKLKLDDIDLFEINEAFASQYVYCLRKLGLDGEKVNVNGGAIALGHPVGATGARCVATLLHEMKRCGRTCRYGVVSMCMGSGMGGAAVFESE